Proteins encoded together in one Thermococcus gammatolerans EJ3 window:
- the rad50 gene encoding DNA double-strand break repair ATPase Rad50, translating to MRVRKIEIRNFRAHRKSIVEFSDGINLIIGQNGAGKSSILEAIFASLYLGHPSFPKGYLKANARVGTGELSLGLEFEHNGKTYRITRTTKKSELLENGKLIAEKSSEVARWVERNVYPLQVYTNALYIRQGEIEGIITNREVMEKVLRKVLGIEDYENAERNSAEVIRELKRRRENLKKLIERKAEVEDRLSEAGKRFAETLRRISELRKRERELSAEVEKLSKLYQEMKERKELIAGLEKRIALLEKSLASEEELLKEREKRIEELKLELEELEEKRARLEELKPLAEEYIELGKLLKLKDELSNVEVGLSSLREKLRSLEREMEKREELERKLGELKKKEVETRREYERLKERHKLYQRALSILGEAEKHRKELERAGYTVEKLEKELKEIEKAKEELERLREEISKVRERIASLRGKRAELEANMERLEGAKICPLCRRPIDEHEEGEILAEYRAEISRIESEVKTFGEKLEELRKREVELRKLLAREPKLIRLKKTADLLREAEEKLEELGVEELERDAKLFEETKEKLIGLKKEIRNVKERLEELEGLEKEKRAVEKELHTLEERKADILKRLSERGFSSFDEVEERIGELEKPYREFLSLKDIPRRIEALEKKLDIEQRKADESRANIARLKAELEKARKELEEARKEFSEEDFERAEREYLEKSRALERARAELEGAESLRDEIARLIDELKANLGEIEKAERELELIEKALADLTAFREKIARLKAEEELRGLEEVQKLAGELFSEMTEGKYQGIRLRREKRYGKERIELKVLYAGNEVGIDFLSGGERIALGLAFRLALSLYKVGNLELLILDEPTPFLDEERRKKLVEIISSQLRKIPQVIIVSHDEELKDAADYVIRVTNAGEARVEVESLGAY from the coding sequence ATGAGGGTCAGGAAAATCGAGATTCGGAACTTCAGGGCCCACAGGAAAAGCATTGTTGAGTTCAGCGACGGCATAAACCTGATAATCGGCCAGAATGGAGCCGGGAAGAGCTCAATCCTTGAGGCCATCTTTGCCTCGCTTTACCTCGGACACCCGAGCTTCCCGAAGGGCTATCTGAAGGCCAACGCCCGCGTCGGAACCGGGGAGCTTTCCCTGGGCCTGGAGTTCGAGCACAACGGCAAAACCTACCGCATAACCCGGACGACGAAGAAGAGCGAGCTCCTCGAGAACGGAAAACTTATTGCGGAGAAGAGCTCCGAGGTAGCGCGCTGGGTCGAGAGGAACGTTTACCCCCTGCAGGTCTATACGAACGCCCTCTACATCCGACAGGGCGAGATTGAGGGCATAATCACCAACCGCGAGGTCATGGAAAAGGTTCTGCGCAAGGTTCTCGGCATAGAGGACTACGAGAACGCCGAGAGGAACTCGGCAGAGGTAATCCGCGAGCTGAAGAGGAGAAGGGAGAACCTGAAGAAGCTCATCGAGAGGAAAGCTGAAGTCGAAGACAGGCTGAGCGAGGCAGGGAAGAGGTTTGCCGAGACGCTGAGGAGGATTAGTGAGCTGAGGAAGAGGGAAAGGGAGCTTTCGGCCGAGGTGGAGAAGCTTTCCAAGCTCTATCAAGAGATGAAGGAAAGAAAGGAGCTGATAGCCGGCCTCGAGAAGAGAATAGCTCTCCTCGAAAAATCGCTGGCGAGCGAGGAGGAACTTTTGAAGGAGAGGGAGAAGAGGATAGAGGAGCTGAAGCTCGAGCTGGAGGAGCTGGAGGAGAAGAGGGCGAGGCTTGAGGAGTTAAAACCTCTCGCCGAGGAGTACATTGAGCTGGGCAAGCTTTTGAAGCTGAAGGACGAGCTCTCGAATGTTGAGGTTGGGCTTTCATCGCTAAGGGAAAAGCTCCGCTCCCTCGAGAGAGAAATGGAGAAGCGAGAGGAGCTGGAAAGGAAACTTGGGGAGCTGAAGAAGAAAGAGGTAGAGACGAGGAGGGAATACGAGAGGCTCAAGGAGAGGCACAAGCTCTACCAGCGCGCCCTGTCAATCCTCGGCGAGGCCGAGAAGCACAGGAAGGAGCTTGAGAGGGCCGGCTACACCGTCGAGAAGCTTGAAAAGGAACTCAAAGAAATCGAGAAAGCCAAGGAGGAGCTTGAAAGGCTCCGCGAGGAGATTTCAAAGGTCAGGGAGAGAATAGCCTCGCTGAGGGGCAAAAGGGCCGAGCTTGAGGCGAACATGGAGAGACTGGAAGGGGCCAAAATCTGTCCCCTCTGCAGAAGACCCATAGACGAGCACGAGGAAGGCGAAATCCTGGCCGAGTACAGGGCCGAGATTTCGAGGATTGAGAGTGAAGTTAAAACCTTCGGGGAGAAGCTTGAGGAGCTGAGGAAGCGCGAGGTCGAGCTAAGGAAGCTCCTCGCGAGGGAGCCGAAGCTGATTCGCCTCAAGAAGACGGCCGATTTGCTCAGAGAGGCGGAGGAGAAGCTTGAGGAGCTCGGCGTTGAGGAGCTTGAGAGGGACGCGAAGCTCTTCGAGGAAACGAAGGAGAAGCTCATCGGCCTCAAGAAGGAAATCAGAAACGTTAAGGAGAGGCTTGAGGAGCTTGAGGGCCTTGAGAAGGAAAAGAGGGCTGTAGAGAAGGAACTCCACACCCTTGAGGAGAGAAAGGCCGACATTCTAAAGAGGCTCTCCGAGAGGGGATTCAGCTCCTTTGATGAGGTCGAGGAGAGGATTGGGGAGCTTGAGAAGCCCTACCGCGAGTTCCTCTCGCTGAAGGACATTCCGAGGAGGATTGAGGCCCTCGAGAAGAAGCTCGACATCGAGCAGAGGAAGGCCGATGAGTCAAGGGCGAACATAGCGCGCTTAAAGGCCGAGCTCGAAAAGGCGAGAAAAGAGCTGGAAGAAGCCAGGAAGGAATTCTCGGAGGAGGACTTTGAGAGGGCCGAGAGGGAATACCTTGAGAAGTCGAGAGCCCTTGAGAGGGCGAGGGCCGAGCTTGAGGGAGCGGAGAGCCTGAGGGACGAGATAGCCCGCTTAATAGACGAGCTGAAGGCGAACCTCGGGGAGATTGAGAAGGCCGAGAGGGAGCTCGAGCTCATCGAGAAGGCGCTGGCAGACCTGACGGCCTTCAGGGAAAAGATAGCCCGGCTGAAGGCGGAGGAAGAGCTTAGAGGGCTTGAAGAGGTGCAGAAGCTGGCTGGGGAGCTGTTCTCGGAGATGACCGAGGGCAAGTATCAGGGGATAAGGCTGAGGCGCGAGAAGCGCTATGGGAAAGAGCGGATTGAGCTTAAAGTCCTCTACGCGGGCAACGAAGTTGGAATAGACTTCCTCAGCGGTGGGGAGAGGATAGCGCTCGGTCTGGCCTTCCGCCTTGCCCTCTCGCTCTACAAGGTGGGCAACCTTGAGCTCCTCATACTGGACGAGCCAACGCCCTTCCTCGACGAGGAGAGGAGGAAGAAGCTCGTGGAGATTATATCGAGCCAGCTGAGAAAAATACCTCAGGTAATCATCGTCTCGCACGACGAAGAACTGAAGGACGCGGCCGATTACGTGATAAGGGTTACCAACGCCGGTGAAGCGAGGGTGGAGGTGGAGAGCCTTGGAGCGTATTGA
- a CDS encoding ATP-binding protein, which yields MEGPDASVGIVFGESSTDHFTFIVNPRNELPRFGEFLVVKNREGDEVLALLKSIRNLNWLMEAGRGSYDYVEKTVNVFSRGILDKSEEILATAKVLGVLRTRDGEFLPKPAPNRVPIKPGEKVYLARDEDLERIFANGHLRVGKLIARGNIEVRLDANRLVSRHFAVLAVTGAGKSNTIAVLTKELVDNVNATVVILDPHGEYQRLSWPGAKVNPIKATIDPGRIRLSELATLLGIAENASLQRRFLGLVYRTVKEEMRRDGKVVGGLPFLEAMEDKIEEWIRVYENSESKEDRVIHYYNEKGIEMPRKIQQRDLEALIRLKDYIGELKANFGEFISPVDVLGEIRPGMVNVIDLSGMEEEQMITLASFVLRGILKNRIEYLKAVRTNDRLTAREILEAYPAIRKPILVIVEEAHIFAPRGEKNPATLWLGKIAREGRKFGVGLGIVSQRPKKLDDDILSQTNTKIILKLVEPNDQRYVQQASEQISEDLLSDIASLGVGEAVIVGYAITIPAMVKVYNFEKDFNGHYGGRDIDIVEEWLEGKEEEVSEEEAIASLPL from the coding sequence ATGGAGGGGCCCGACGCTTCGGTTGGAATCGTGTTCGGTGAATCGAGCACCGACCACTTCACGTTCATAGTCAACCCTAGGAACGAGCTCCCGCGCTTCGGCGAGTTCCTTGTCGTTAAAAACCGGGAGGGAGACGAGGTTTTAGCCCTGCTCAAATCCATAAGAAACCTCAACTGGCTTATGGAAGCTGGAAGGGGAAGCTACGACTACGTTGAAAAGACAGTCAACGTTTTCTCGCGCGGAATTCTCGACAAGAGCGAGGAGATATTGGCTACGGCCAAGGTTCTCGGCGTTCTCAGAACTAGGGACGGCGAGTTTCTGCCAAAGCCCGCCCCGAACCGCGTCCCTATAAAGCCAGGCGAGAAGGTTTACCTCGCGAGGGACGAGGACCTGGAGAGAATATTCGCAAACGGCCACCTCAGGGTTGGAAAGCTCATCGCGAGGGGCAACATAGAGGTTCGCCTCGACGCCAACAGGCTCGTTTCGAGGCACTTCGCGGTTTTGGCCGTTACCGGAGCGGGCAAGTCAAACACGATAGCCGTTCTCACCAAGGAGCTCGTTGACAACGTTAACGCCACCGTCGTAATCCTCGACCCTCACGGCGAGTACCAGAGGTTGAGCTGGCCAGGGGCAAAGGTCAACCCGATAAAGGCCACTATAGACCCCGGGAGAATAAGGCTGAGCGAGCTGGCAACGCTCCTCGGCATAGCCGAAAACGCGAGCCTCCAGAGGCGCTTCCTCGGGCTCGTTTACCGAACAGTCAAGGAGGAGATGAGACGGGACGGAAAGGTCGTCGGCGGTCTGCCCTTCCTCGAAGCGATGGAGGACAAGATAGAGGAGTGGATTAGGGTTTACGAGAACTCGGAGAGCAAGGAGGACAGGGTCATCCACTACTACAACGAGAAGGGCATAGAGATGCCGAGGAAGATTCAACAGAGGGATTTGGAGGCCCTGATAAGGCTGAAGGACTACATAGGCGAGCTGAAAGCTAATTTCGGCGAGTTCATAAGCCCGGTAGATGTGCTCGGCGAGATAAGGCCCGGCATGGTGAACGTCATAGACCTCAGCGGGATGGAAGAGGAGCAGATGATAACGCTCGCGAGCTTCGTCCTGAGGGGAATCCTCAAGAACCGCATTGAGTACCTCAAGGCCGTCAGAACCAACGACAGGCTCACCGCGAGGGAGATACTCGAAGCCTACCCCGCAATAAGGAAGCCAATCCTCGTCATAGTTGAAGAAGCCCACATATTCGCGCCGAGGGGCGAGAAGAACCCCGCAACCCTGTGGCTCGGCAAGATAGCCCGAGAGGGGAGAAAGTTCGGCGTGGGCCTTGGAATAGTGTCCCAGAGGCCGAAGAAGCTCGACGACGACATACTCAGCCAGACCAACACAAAGATAATCCTCAAGCTGGTTGAGCCCAACGACCAGCGCTACGTCCAGCAGGCGAGCGAGCAGATAAGCGAGGACCTGCTGAGCGATATAGCCTCGCTGGGCGTCGGCGAGGCGGTGATAGTGGGCTACGCAATCACGATTCCGGCGATGGTGAAGGTTTATAACTTCGAGAAGGACTTCAACGGCCACTATGGAGGAAGGGACATAGACATCGTCGAGGAGTGGCTCGAGGGGAAGGAGGAAGAGGTGAGCGAGGAGGAGGCGATAGCTTCCCTCCCCCTGTGA
- a CDS encoding dihydropteroate synthase-like protein, translating to MRILLVTGKLAEPLVRKYGKGCDVFVTPVSVAAFLTPEMITHYLKKAGVRSGNYDLILIPGLVRGSAQPIEDEIGIPAFKGPKNAMDLPVVLRALREGFKLSKEKPADELFSLDGLRKVKDIRNKARDRRYIERALKRPGNLLISNLPVGRDFPARILGEVVDAPKLGVDGVVEKALYYLREGADIVDIGMVAGETNLEFIELIPEIRERLREGGFNVPMSFDSLNTAEIERALDYADLFLSVDESNLEGLVTAKPVVLIPTNQKKGFFPVRPFERVEFLENLKGKALDLGYKNLIPDLILEHVPHLARSITAFQLYRERNPDDVLLAGVGNVVELYDADSVGMNALLAGIAKELSINLLLTTETSAKARGSVRELRRAIDMNLFEMPKDLGFDLLLLKEKRAAEWRFEPAEEIIKAKEKPIELEPLYFRVWVEGGKIWVNAHRGIEAVLTIVGDEPNAIIDTILERFEISPRHAFYLGRELERAKTALKLRRSYVQEMELFPDFYIKD from the coding sequence ATGAGAATCCTCCTCGTCACCGGTAAACTCGCCGAACCCCTCGTGAGGAAGTACGGGAAAGGCTGCGACGTATTTGTAACCCCGGTGAGCGTCGCGGCATTCCTTACCCCGGAGATGATAACCCACTATCTGAAAAAGGCCGGCGTGAGGAGCGGGAACTACGATCTAATCCTCATCCCCGGCCTCGTCAGGGGTTCAGCCCAGCCCATCGAGGACGAAATTGGAATTCCAGCCTTTAAAGGGCCGAAGAACGCGATGGATCTGCCCGTCGTTTTGAGGGCCTTGCGCGAGGGCTTCAAGCTGAGCAAGGAGAAACCGGCGGACGAGCTGTTTTCCCTCGATGGGTTGAGGAAAGTTAAGGACATCAGGAACAAGGCGAGGGACAGGCGCTACATCGAAAGAGCCCTCAAACGGCCCGGAAACCTCCTCATCAGCAATCTCCCGGTTGGGAGGGACTTTCCGGCGAGGATTTTGGGAGAGGTTGTCGATGCCCCAAAACTCGGCGTCGATGGGGTCGTTGAGAAGGCCCTTTACTACCTCCGCGAGGGGGCCGACATCGTTGACATCGGGATGGTGGCGGGCGAGACAAACCTCGAGTTCATCGAACTCATCCCGGAAATCCGCGAGAGACTTAGGGAAGGCGGTTTTAATGTCCCGATGAGCTTTGATTCCCTTAACACCGCCGAGATAGAGAGGGCCCTTGATTATGCGGATTTATTCCTGAGCGTTGACGAGAGCAACCTTGAGGGGCTCGTCACTGCAAAGCCAGTCGTTCTAATCCCTACAAACCAGAAGAAGGGTTTCTTCCCGGTCAGGCCTTTCGAGAGGGTCGAGTTCCTTGAAAACCTTAAGGGGAAGGCCCTCGATTTGGGTTACAAAAACCTAATCCCGGACTTAATCCTCGAGCACGTCCCCCACTTAGCGCGTTCCATAACTGCCTTCCAGCTCTACCGCGAGAGGAATCCGGACGACGTTCTCTTGGCTGGAGTCGGCAACGTGGTCGAGCTCTACGACGCGGACAGCGTCGGAATGAACGCCCTCCTTGCTGGAATCGCGAAGGAGCTTTCAATAAACCTCCTCCTCACGACCGAGACGAGCGCGAAGGCGAGAGGTTCGGTAAGGGAGCTGAGGAGGGCAATCGACATGAACCTCTTCGAGATGCCAAAGGATCTGGGCTTCGACCTACTTCTCTTAAAGGAGAAGAGGGCCGCTGAGTGGCGGTTTGAACCGGCGGAAGAAATAATCAAAGCCAAAGAAAAGCCTATCGAGCTCGAACCCCTCTACTTCCGGGTCTGGGTTGAGGGAGGCAAAATCTGGGTCAACGCCCACAGGGGAATCGAGGCCGTTCTCACGATAGTCGGCGACGAACCAAACGCGATAATAGACACGATCCTCGAGCGCTTTGAGATAAGCCCAAGGCACGCCTTCTACCTCGGCAGGGAGCTGGAGAGGGCTAAAACAGCGCTGAAGCTGAGAAGGAGCTACGTTCAAGAAATGGAGCTCTTCCCGGATTTTTACATAAAAGATTGA
- a CDS encoding metallophosphoesterase family protein — protein sequence MRFAHIADAHLGREQFNQPFRYEDYVKAFREAVEKAVKARVDFILIAGDLFHVSRPSPKALRDAVEILEIPRRKEIPVFAIEGNHDKTIREASVFDLLEHLGLIRTLGLRREEKRDEFLRSKKIADRYLVWAEVGDLKIYGLRHHTRWQLIRGNTNVLKALFKRGDILMLHQAVDYLAKDTPYQDAFDLKLSELPDNFSYYALGHIHVRKLAEPEQTGLKGPIAYPGSTERTDVREASHVVVYGERDRKPKLRENPQPKGFYIVEDFRPEFVEVETRPFYRVTVSGNSKAELRRKVEEVAGLIPKDAVAIIYLEGTVKGGVSLAEFNDLLKGSGIAYYAFRSRVTGEAIISKERVGEEILTEWERELFLHLRSEPKEFPLDEFMDWLLEKYRLGVPEGMSARARKPVEEPKKPENAEEKRPKGEKRVKATPKKEKIEKPKTEKKTRPAKPSSLDAWLRGGRQ from the coding sequence ATGAGGTTCGCGCACATAGCCGATGCCCATCTCGGCCGGGAGCAGTTCAACCAGCCCTTCCGCTACGAGGACTACGTTAAAGCGTTTCGTGAGGCCGTCGAGAAGGCCGTTAAGGCCAGGGTGGACTTCATACTCATCGCCGGAGACCTCTTCCACGTGAGCAGGCCGTCGCCTAAGGCCCTGCGCGATGCGGTCGAGATACTCGAAATCCCGAGGAGAAAGGAAATCCCTGTCTTCGCCATCGAGGGCAACCACGACAAGACGATTAGAGAGGCTTCCGTCTTCGACCTGCTCGAACACCTCGGCCTAATCAGGACCCTCGGCCTCAGAAGAGAGGAAAAGCGGGACGAGTTCCTGCGGAGCAAAAAGATTGCCGACCGCTACCTCGTCTGGGCAGAGGTCGGAGACCTCAAAATCTACGGCTTAAGACATCACACGCGCTGGCAGCTCATAAGGGGTAACACCAACGTCCTGAAGGCCCTCTTCAAGAGGGGAGACATCCTGATGCTCCACCAGGCGGTTGACTACCTCGCTAAGGACACACCGTATCAGGACGCCTTCGACCTCAAGCTCAGCGAACTCCCTGATAACTTCTCCTACTACGCCCTCGGACACATACACGTGAGAAAGCTGGCCGAGCCCGAGCAGACGGGTCTAAAGGGCCCGATAGCATATCCTGGCTCCACCGAGAGAACCGACGTGAGGGAGGCGAGCCACGTAGTAGTTTACGGCGAGAGGGACAGAAAGCCGAAGCTCCGCGAGAACCCCCAGCCTAAGGGCTTCTACATCGTTGAGGACTTCCGGCCGGAGTTCGTCGAGGTCGAGACGAGGCCCTTCTACCGCGTTACGGTTTCGGGAAACTCCAAGGCCGAGCTCAGGAGGAAGGTGGAGGAGGTAGCGGGTCTGATTCCAAAAGATGCGGTGGCAATCATCTACCTTGAGGGAACGGTGAAAGGTGGCGTTAGTTTAGCTGAGTTCAACGACCTGCTGAAGGGCTCTGGCATAGCCTACTACGCCTTCAGGAGCAGGGTCACGGGCGAGGCGATAATCTCTAAGGAGCGCGTGGGCGAGGAGATACTGACCGAGTGGGAGAGGGAGCTCTTCCTCCACCTGCGGAGTGAACCAAAGGAGTTCCCGCTCGACGAGTTCATGGACTGGCTCCTTGAGAAGTACCGCCTCGGCGTTCCGGAAGGGATGAGTGCAAGGGCCCGCAAACCAGTGGAAGAGCCGAAGAAACCAGAAAATGCCGAAGAGAAACGGCCGAAAGGGGAAAAGCGCGTGAAAGCAACTCCAAAGAAGGAGAAAATAGAGAAGCCCAAAACCGAGAAGAAAACGAGACCGGCAAAGCCGTCGAGCCTCGATGCGTGGCTCAGGGGTGGCAGGCAATGA
- a CDS encoding CGP-CTERM sorting domain-containing protein → MKVRKGSFLLLFLFLSGLLAFSGLTAGNPSEKVVFHDDFSSGSIGGKWTLDIAGSGNRFSEEDGAAVFETYGLRLKDYHKEHAFLRSKVITIENWDSITFSGVWKFTDPGTAEMWFRVYDLDSGKYLGMRYISWPSDKIAYDLPDGALSEARKIPKEYKSFKIVLYKDHVEFWESGGLIKNASTKEFGDATHFQLLIGGWDDSPLKSHMYFDEVRVSYEFTPTETRTQSQIETSSPEKTSSTASTGSGKTCGPGLMAILVILAAIRRR, encoded by the coding sequence GTGAAAGTGAGAAAAGGTTCGTTTTTGCTCCTTTTCCTGTTTCTTTCAGGCCTTCTGGCCTTTTCGGGGCTTACGGCTGGAAACCCCTCTGAAAAGGTAGTCTTCCACGATGACTTCAGTTCGGGAAGCATAGGGGGAAAATGGACCCTCGATATCGCGGGAAGCGGTAACAGGTTCAGCGAGGAGGACGGCGCGGCGGTTTTCGAGACCTACGGCCTCAGGCTTAAGGACTATCACAAGGAGCACGCCTTCCTCAGAAGCAAGGTGATAACGATCGAGAACTGGGACTCCATAACGTTCTCCGGGGTGTGGAAGTTCACGGACCCAGGAACGGCCGAGATGTGGTTCCGGGTCTATGACCTTGACTCCGGAAAGTACCTGGGGATGCGCTACATAAGCTGGCCCTCGGACAAGATAGCCTACGATTTACCCGACGGAGCACTCAGCGAAGCTCGAAAAATCCCGAAGGAGTACAAATCCTTCAAAATCGTCCTATACAAAGACCACGTGGAGTTCTGGGAATCGGGGGGGCTGATCAAAAATGCTTCAACAAAGGAGTTTGGAGACGCCACCCATTTCCAGCTCCTTATAGGCGGCTGGGACGACAGTCCATTGAAGTCCCACATGTATTTCGATGAGGTTAGGGTCTCCTACGAGTTCACCCCTACGGAAACCAGAACCCAATCTCAAATCGAAACTTCGAGTCCAGAGAAAACATCGTCCACTGCCAGCACCGGCTCAGGAAAAACCTGTGGGCCCGGCTTAATGGCCATCCTAGTAATTCTCGCCGCAATTAGAAGACGCTAA